From Salvia splendens isolate huo1 chromosome 16, SspV2, whole genome shotgun sequence, a single genomic window includes:
- the LOC121771358 gene encoding rhamnogalacturonan I rhamnosyltransferase 1-like isoform X3, whose translation MRSAICDMVTIARLLNLTMVVPELDKTSFWADPSNFEDIFDVEHFINSLRDEVRIVKRLPKRFGQRYGYQPFVKAPVSWSNEQYYLQQILPLFAEHKVLHFNRTDSRLANNGISLELQKLRCRVNFHALKFTPQIEALGNKLIHIVQQKGPYLALHLRYEMDMLAFSGCTHGCTKDEAEELKRMRYTFPWWREKEIVSEEKRSHGLCPLTPEEMALILQALDFSRETQIYISSGEIYGSERRLATLRATFPRIVKKEMLLAPEDLRQFQNHSSQMAALDFMVSVASNIFIPTYDGNMARVVEGHRRYLGFKKTFQLDRRRLVELVDLHHNQTLSWDEFSAAVRLAHETKMGQPSQRRVIADKPKEEEYFYANPEECLCEDTRCADLSPIWNATMS comes from the exons ATGCGGTCTGCG ATATGTGACATGGTTACAATTGCTCGACTTCTAAATCTTACAATGGTCGTTCCAGAGCTTGACAAAACATCATTCTGGGCCGATCCTAG CAATTTTGAGGATATTTTTGATGTGGAACATTTCATCAATTCATTAAGAGATGAAGTCCGAATAGTAAAGAGGTTACCAAAGAGGTTTGGCCAACGATATGGATATCAACCATTTGTGAAGGCTCCTGTTAGCTGGTCAAATGAGCAATACTACTTGCAACAG ATTCTTCCTCTCTTTGCTGAACACAAAGTGTTACACTTCAACCGAACAGATTCGCGGCTGGCCAACAATGGGATTTCCCTGGAGCTTCAGAAACTTAGGTGCCGTGTCAATTTTCATGCCCTAAAGTTTACCCCTCAGATCGAGGCACTGGGAAACAAGTTGATCCATATAGTGCAACAGAAGGGGCCCTATTTAGCCTTGCATTTGAGATATGAGATGGACATGTTGGCCTTTTCTGGATGCACACATGGATGCACCAAAGATGAAGCAGAAGAGCTCAAACGAATGAG ATACACGTTCCCTTGGTGGAGGGAAAAAGAGATAGTATCGGAAGAGAAAAGATCACATGGCTTATGCCCTCTTACTCCGGAAGAGATGGCTTTGATATTGCAAGCATTGGACTTTAGCAGAGAGACACAGATCTATATTTCGTCTGGTGAGATATATGGCAGCGAAAGGAGACTTGCAACACTAAGAGCCACTTTTCCAAGGATT GTGAAGAAAGAAATGCTGCTGGCCCCTGAAGATTTGCGGCAGTTCCAGAACCATTCTTCTCAAATGGCAGCACTCGATTTTATGGTTTCTGTTGCCAGTAATATCTTTATTCCAACGTACGATGGTAATATGGCAAGGGTTGTAGAAGGCCATCGTAG GTATCTCGGATTCAAGAAAACATTCCAACTGGATCGTAGAAGACTCGTGGAACTTGTTGATTTACATCATAATCAAACTCTCTCATGGGACGAGTTTTCAGCTGCTGTGCGGCTGGCTCATGAGACGAAAATGGGACAGCCGTCTCAGCGTAGAGTTATTGCAGACAAGCCGAAAGAAGAAGAATATTTCTATGCGAACCCTGAGGAGTGTCTGTGTGAAGACACGAGGTGTGCGGACTTGTCGCCCATTTGGAATGCTACCATGTCTTGA
- the LOC121771358 gene encoding rhamnogalacturonan I rhamnosyltransferase 1-like isoform X2 gives MEAARSEKSPAVQGPVMPRTRLQVWFIRVCSCILIWTCLVQLVSVGELWHPRLLTGNPGSTKMSAHEERLLPAPPLLPPRNYTSNGFLKISCNGGLNQMRSAICDMVTIARLLNLTMVVPELDKTSFWADPRDEVRIVKRLPKRFGQRYGYQPFVKAPVSWSNEQYYLQQILPLFAEHKVLHFNRTDSRLANNGISLELQKLRCRVNFHALKFTPQIEALGNKLIHIVQQKGPYLALHLRYEMDMLAFSGCTHGCTKDEAEELKRMRYTFPWWREKEIVSEEKRSHGLCPLTPEEMALILQALDFSRETQIYISSGEIYGSERRLATLRATFPRIVKKEMLLAPEDLRQFQNHSSQMAALDFMVSVASNIFIPTYDGNMARVVEGHRRYLGFKKTFQLDRRRLVELVDLHHNQTLSWDEFSAAVRLAHETKMGQPSQRRVIADKPKEEEYFYANPEECLCEDTRCADLSPIWNATMS, from the exons ATGGAGGCGGCTAGATCAGAGAAATCTCCGGCGGTGCAGGGGCCGGTGATGCCGAGGACAAGGTTGCAGGTGTGGTTTATTAGGGTTTGTTCTTGTATACTAATTTGGACGTGCTTGGTTCAGCTCGTGTCGGTTGGGGAGCTCTGGCATCCTCGTTTGCTCACCGGAAACCCGGGATCCACTAAAATGTCGGCCCACGAGGAGCGATTGTTGCCTGCTCCGCCTCTGCTGCCTCCTA GGAATTACACAAGTAATGGCTTTCTTAAAATATCTTGCAATGGTGGCTTGAATCAAATGCGGTCTGCG ATATGTGACATGGTTACAATTGCTCGACTTCTAAATCTTACAATGGTCGTTCCAGAGCTTGACAAAACATCATTCTGGGCCGATCCTAG AGATGAAGTCCGAATAGTAAAGAGGTTACCAAAGAGGTTTGGCCAACGATATGGATATCAACCATTTGTGAAGGCTCCTGTTAGCTGGTCAAATGAGCAATACTACTTGCAACAG ATTCTTCCTCTCTTTGCTGAACACAAAGTGTTACACTTCAACCGAACAGATTCGCGGCTGGCCAACAATGGGATTTCCCTGGAGCTTCAGAAACTTAGGTGCCGTGTCAATTTTCATGCCCTAAAGTTTACCCCTCAGATCGAGGCACTGGGAAACAAGTTGATCCATATAGTGCAACAGAAGGGGCCCTATTTAGCCTTGCATTTGAGATATGAGATGGACATGTTGGCCTTTTCTGGATGCACACATGGATGCACCAAAGATGAAGCAGAAGAGCTCAAACGAATGAG ATACACGTTCCCTTGGTGGAGGGAAAAAGAGATAGTATCGGAAGAGAAAAGATCACATGGCTTATGCCCTCTTACTCCGGAAGAGATGGCTTTGATATTGCAAGCATTGGACTTTAGCAGAGAGACACAGATCTATATTTCGTCTGGTGAGATATATGGCAGCGAAAGGAGACTTGCAACACTAAGAGCCACTTTTCCAAGGATT GTGAAGAAAGAAATGCTGCTGGCCCCTGAAGATTTGCGGCAGTTCCAGAACCATTCTTCTCAAATGGCAGCACTCGATTTTATGGTTTCTGTTGCCAGTAATATCTTTATTCCAACGTACGATGGTAATATGGCAAGGGTTGTAGAAGGCCATCGTAG GTATCTCGGATTCAAGAAAACATTCCAACTGGATCGTAGAAGACTCGTGGAACTTGTTGATTTACATCATAATCAAACTCTCTCATGGGACGAGTTTTCAGCTGCTGTGCGGCTGGCTCATGAGACGAAAATGGGACAGCCGTCTCAGCGTAGAGTTATTGCAGACAAGCCGAAAGAAGAAGAATATTTCTATGCGAACCCTGAGGAGTGTCTGTGTGAAGACACGAGGTGTGCGGACTTGTCGCCCATTTGGAATGCTACCATGTCTTGA
- the LOC121772204 gene encoding eukaryotic translation initiation factor 5A-4-like, which translates to MSDEEHQFESKADAGASKTYPQQAGTIRKNGYIVIKGRPCKVVEVSTSKTGKHGHAKCHFVAIDIFTSKKLEDIVPSSHNCDVPHVNRTDYQLIDISEDGFVSLLTDSGNTKDDLRLPTDETLLTQIKDGFAEGKDLVVSVMSAMGEEQINALKDIGPK; encoded by the exons ATGTCTGACGAGGAGCACCAGTTCGAGTCAAAGGCCGACGCCGGCGCCTCCAAGACTTACCCCCAGCAGGCCGGCACTATCCGTAAGAACGGTTACATTGTTATCAAAGGCCGCCCCTGCAAG GTTGTTGAGGTTTCAACTTCCAAAACTGGAAAGCACGGCCACGCAAAATGTCACTTTGTTGCAATTGACATCTTCACTTCGAAGAAGCTCGAGGATATCGTTCCTTCTTCCCACAACTGTGAT GTTCCACATGTTAACCGCACTGACTACCAGCTTATCGACATCTCTGAAGATGGATTT GTGAGCTTGCTGACTGATAGTGGCAACACCAAAGATGATCTCAGGCTTCCAACTGATGAGACTCTCCTTACTCAG ATCAAGGATGGATTTGCCGAAGGGAAGGACCTTGTTGTGAGTGTTATGTCTGCCATGGGGGAGGAGCAGATTAATGCTCTCAAGGACATTGGTCCCAAGTAG
- the LOC121771097 gene encoding transmembrane emp24 domain-containing protein p24delta9-like → MNFPIQRKGFLLLLISVLWLRADSIRFDLESGRTKCISEDIKTNSMTVGKYHIVNPNEGHPLPDSHKVTVRVTSAYGNSHHYSDQVTEGHFAFQAVEEGDYMACFFAADHKPSTAITVDFDWKSGVAAKDWTSVVRKGSVELMETELKKMLDTVQTIHDEMYYLREREEEMQLLNKATNNKMFWFSFLSILVCLSVTGIQLWHLKSFFEKKKLI, encoded by the exons ATGAATTTCCCAATCCAAAGAAAGGGTTTTTTACTCCTTTTGATTTCAGTTTTATGGCTTCGGGCTGATTCGATTCGGTTCGATCTGGAATCCGGCCGCACCAAATGCATTTCGGAGGACATCAAGACCAATTCTATGACCGTCGGAAAATACCACATTGTAAATCCCAACGAAGGACACCCTTTGCCTGACTCTCACAAAGTCACCGTTCGG GTGACATCAGCGTACGGAAACAGCCATCACTATTCAGACCAAGTCACTGAGGGGCATTTTGCATTTCAAGCAGTGGAGGAAGGTGATTACATGGCTTGTTTTTTTGCCGCCGATCACAAGCCTTCTACCGCCATAACCGTTGACTTCGACTGGAAGTCGGGTGTTGCTGCCAAGGACTGGACCAGTGTCGTCAGAAAAGGTTCTGTTGAG TTGATGGAAACAGAACTGAAGAAAATGCTGGACACAGTCCAAACCATCCACGACGAGATGTACTATCTACGTGAAAG GGAGGAAGAGATGCAGCTGCTGAATAAAGCTACGAACAACAAGATGTTCTGGTTTAGTTTTCTATCGATTCTTGTGTGCCTATCTGTAACCGGAATTCAGCTATGGCATTTGAAGTCTTTCTTCGAGAAGAAGAAGCTTATTTAA
- the LOC121771358 gene encoding rhamnogalacturonan I rhamnosyltransferase 1-like isoform X1 has product MEAARSEKSPAVQGPVMPRTRLQVWFIRVCSCILIWTCLVQLVSVGELWHPRLLTGNPGSTKMSAHEERLLPAPPLLPPRNYTSNGFLKISCNGGLNQMRSAICDMVTIARLLNLTMVVPELDKTSFWADPSNFEDIFDVEHFINSLRDEVRIVKRLPKRFGQRYGYQPFVKAPVSWSNEQYYLQQILPLFAEHKVLHFNRTDSRLANNGISLELQKLRCRVNFHALKFTPQIEALGNKLIHIVQQKGPYLALHLRYEMDMLAFSGCTHGCTKDEAEELKRMRYTFPWWREKEIVSEEKRSHGLCPLTPEEMALILQALDFSRETQIYISSGEIYGSERRLATLRATFPRIVKKEMLLAPEDLRQFQNHSSQMAALDFMVSVASNIFIPTYDGNMARVVEGHRRYLGFKKTFQLDRRRLVELVDLHHNQTLSWDEFSAAVRLAHETKMGQPSQRRVIADKPKEEEYFYANPEECLCEDTRCADLSPIWNATMS; this is encoded by the exons ATGGAGGCGGCTAGATCAGAGAAATCTCCGGCGGTGCAGGGGCCGGTGATGCCGAGGACAAGGTTGCAGGTGTGGTTTATTAGGGTTTGTTCTTGTATACTAATTTGGACGTGCTTGGTTCAGCTCGTGTCGGTTGGGGAGCTCTGGCATCCTCGTTTGCTCACCGGAAACCCGGGATCCACTAAAATGTCGGCCCACGAGGAGCGATTGTTGCCTGCTCCGCCTCTGCTGCCTCCTA GGAATTACACAAGTAATGGCTTTCTTAAAATATCTTGCAATGGTGGCTTGAATCAAATGCGGTCTGCG ATATGTGACATGGTTACAATTGCTCGACTTCTAAATCTTACAATGGTCGTTCCAGAGCTTGACAAAACATCATTCTGGGCCGATCCTAG CAATTTTGAGGATATTTTTGATGTGGAACATTTCATCAATTCATTAAGAGATGAAGTCCGAATAGTAAAGAGGTTACCAAAGAGGTTTGGCCAACGATATGGATATCAACCATTTGTGAAGGCTCCTGTTAGCTGGTCAAATGAGCAATACTACTTGCAACAG ATTCTTCCTCTCTTTGCTGAACACAAAGTGTTACACTTCAACCGAACAGATTCGCGGCTGGCCAACAATGGGATTTCCCTGGAGCTTCAGAAACTTAGGTGCCGTGTCAATTTTCATGCCCTAAAGTTTACCCCTCAGATCGAGGCACTGGGAAACAAGTTGATCCATATAGTGCAACAGAAGGGGCCCTATTTAGCCTTGCATTTGAGATATGAGATGGACATGTTGGCCTTTTCTGGATGCACACATGGATGCACCAAAGATGAAGCAGAAGAGCTCAAACGAATGAG ATACACGTTCCCTTGGTGGAGGGAAAAAGAGATAGTATCGGAAGAGAAAAGATCACATGGCTTATGCCCTCTTACTCCGGAAGAGATGGCTTTGATATTGCAAGCATTGGACTTTAGCAGAGAGACACAGATCTATATTTCGTCTGGTGAGATATATGGCAGCGAAAGGAGACTTGCAACACTAAGAGCCACTTTTCCAAGGATT GTGAAGAAAGAAATGCTGCTGGCCCCTGAAGATTTGCGGCAGTTCCAGAACCATTCTTCTCAAATGGCAGCACTCGATTTTATGGTTTCTGTTGCCAGTAATATCTTTATTCCAACGTACGATGGTAATATGGCAAGGGTTGTAGAAGGCCATCGTAG GTATCTCGGATTCAAGAAAACATTCCAACTGGATCGTAGAAGACTCGTGGAACTTGTTGATTTACATCATAATCAAACTCTCTCATGGGACGAGTTTTCAGCTGCTGTGCGGCTGGCTCATGAGACGAAAATGGGACAGCCGTCTCAGCGTAGAGTTATTGCAGACAAGCCGAAAGAAGAAGAATATTTCTATGCGAACCCTGAGGAGTGTCTGTGTGAAGACACGAGGTGTGCGGACTTGTCGCCCATTTGGAATGCTACCATGTCTTGA